One Spirochaetaceae bacterium genomic window, GTGGCAACCAGGCCGGACAGGCAGCCGTCGTGGTCCGCCAGCACCTCCAGCAGCCGGATGCCGGCGTACAGCGCGTCGTCGAAGCCGTAGAAGCCGGCGCCGTAGAAAATGTGGCCGCTGCGCTCGCCGGCGAGCTCGGCGTTCAGTTCATGCAGCTTGGCCTTGATGTGCGAGTGGCCGGTCTTCCACATCACCGGGCGCCCGCCGCCGTCGCGCACCGCTTCCTCCAGGCCGCGCGTGCACTTGACGTCGTACACGACGGTGGCGCCGGGGCGCTCGCGCAGCAGCCTCCTCGCCAGCAGGATCAGCACGCGGTCGCTCCACACGTCCGCGCCGCGCTCGTCCATCACCCCGATGCGGTCGCCGTCGCCGTCGAACGCCAGGCCGGCGTCGGCGCGGATGTAGGGATGGGTAACGATCTCGCGCAGCCGGCGGCGCGCCTTCAGGTCGGACGGATTGGGAAAGTAATGCGGGTAGCGGTCGTCGGGGTCGCAGTAGAGCTGAAAGGTGAGGCAGCCGATGCGCTGCAGCGCCTCGTAGGCGAACACTCCCGCGGCGCCGTTGCCGCAGTCCACCGCCACCCGCAGCGGGCGCGCGAGGGCGGTGCCCGCGGTCACCCGGTCCAGGTATGCGTCGCGGGTGTCGGCGGCGGTCCGGGTGCCGGCGCGGCCGCCGCCGCGCTCGCCCTCGGTCACCAGGGCGTACAGCTCGCGCATCTCGGCAGGTCCGAGCGTCCGCGAAAGGCCGTGCGCCAGCTTCATGCCGCACCACTCGCTCGGGTTGTGGCTGGCCGTGACCATCAGCCCGGCCGGCACGCCGAGGTGGTGCTGGCTGAAGTAGAGCGCCGGACTGATGGTCAGCCCGATGTCCACAACGTCGATTCCGGCCGCGGTCAGGCCGTCGACGGCCGCCTCCTTGAAGCCGGGCGAGACCGGACGGTTGTCGTAACCCACCACCGCACGGGACATGCCGCGCGCCGCCAGCAGCCGCCCGAAGGCGTTGGCGATCAGCCGCACCGAGCCATCGCTCAACTCTTCCTCGGCGACCCGCCCGCGCAGGTCGTACTCGCGGAACATCGCCCGAAAGGCGGGCGCCCGTACGTCGAACGACGGCTGCAATCGGTACGCTCCGAAGGTGCCGGTCAGGCCGGTGCGAGCCCCATGGCACGCCGCCAGGCGGACAACTGGCCGATGTGGTTGGCTTCGTGATTCGTCATCAGCGCCGCCGTGAAGTCGCCCACCGTGGGAAAGCGTTCGCGCAGCCGCGGGTTCGGCGTAGGCTGCCCCAACTGCTCCGCGCCGGCTGCCGCCGCCGCCTGCGCGACACGCTCGTGCTGGGCGCGAAGCTGTGCCACCAGCTCCGCCTTGGCGGGATAGTCGGCGGCGTCCCCGCTCGGGATGCCGCCCATGCGGAACGAGTCCCGCCACGCTTCGGGGAACGTGGACGGAAGCCCGAGCATGCCGGCGAGCGAGTTGGAGGTGGCGGCGAGATGGCCGAGGGTCCACGCCGGATGATTGACCACTCCGGACGGCTGCGCGGCCATCTGCTCATCGGTGAGATCGTCCACGATCTGGACGGCTCGCCGCAAGTTCATCTCGTATGCGAACAACAGGTGCTGAATCATGATC contains:
- a CDS encoding phosphomannomutase/phosphoglucomutase; the encoded protein is MQPSFDVRAPAFRAMFREYDLRGRVAEEELSDGSVRLIANAFGRLLAARGMSRAVVGYDNRPVSPGFKEAAVDGLTAAGIDVVDIGLTISPALYFSQHHLGVPAGLMVTASHNPSEWCGMKLAHGLSRTLGPAEMRELYALVTEGERGGGRAGTRTAADTRDAYLDRVTAGTALARPLRVAVDCGNGAAGVFAYEALQRIGCLTFQLYCDPDDRYPHYFPNPSDLKARRRLREIVTHPYIRADAGLAFDGDGDRIGVMDERGADVWSDRVLILLARRLLRERPGATVVYDVKCTRGLEEAVRDGGGRPVMWKTGHSHIKAKLHELNAELAGERSGHIFYGAGFYGFDDALYAGIRLLEVLADHDGCLSGLVATTPPYLTSPEIAAHCPDDVKYAVVDRLVAEFKADYGDRVIDINGARVDFGDGWGLVRASSNLPELVIIFEARTEQRLREIRALFRARLDACPEIDPQWRNDTYA
- a CDS encoding DinB family protein encodes the protein MIQHLLFAYEMNLRRAVQIVDDLTDEQMAAQPSGVVNHPAWTLGHLAATSNSLAGMLGLPSTFPEAWRDSFRMGGIPSGDAADYPAKAELVAQLRAQHERVAQAAAAAGAEQLGQPTPNPRLRERFPTVGDFTAALMTNHEANHIGQLSAWRRAMGLAPA